CCTGCGTGGTCGGGAGGTTGTAGCTAAGGCTTTTTTTTGCACACGTTTGATGCATCGTTCTCCATCAGCCGGTGGGTGCCTGGGTGGGTCAGTGCCCACGGCTTCGGAGTTTCTGGTCCCGAAAACCTGTTTCATGATGTGCTACGTCTCgaaacaaaaagaagaaacttTTGTGTTGCTGTTTTGATGGTAGTAATCCTGTTCgttccttcttttcttttctttttcttttttactttgcgCCCGGCCATTGTAAGGTCAGTATCGGAGGTAGTAGGTGAGGTCACGGTTGTACGTACGTGTGTAacatttgctgctgctgcacctgTACACACACGGACACACCATCagctgtttttcttttctttttttttctttttttttttcttttgagataGAAGAGAACCGCACCGTCAGCGGCTCAGCTCACTGATAATAAGATCTCGCCGCAGCCGCCACGGAGCAAGCGGCCCAGCAATCGTGGCCCGATAAGAAGGCCCACTCACGAAGCGGCCCACCAAGATCAGCGGCCCGCACAAGATTTCAGAAGACTCGGGAGTCCCGATCCGTTCTCCaccagccgcggcggcgatgaaggACCCgttcgaggcggcggtggaggagcaggAGTCGCCGCCGGAGTCCCCGGCGGCGCACGAGGAGGACGCAGGCGGGGCCCCCGAGGGATACGAAGGCGGCAGCGGgtcgcgcgcgcctccgcggcTGCCTCCGTCGGGGGCCGCCGGCTcgggctccggcggcgccgccgcggcggggaggggcaAGGTGGTGCGGGTTCAgaaggagcaggaggaggaggatgacgagGAGGAGCACATGGAGGTCGACCTCGACAAGCTTCCCTCCGGCAGCAGCGACCCGGACAAGCTCGCCAAGATGAAGTAGGTGCATGTATGCGCCCATCCTATACCTAGTTTTGCCTTTTGTTGGGCTAGATATGAAGTGTTAACTGCATAAATATCAGTTGAAGTTTTTTGTGGGACTAGGTTTATCAGTTGAAGTTAGTAACCATTTGACTGTCTATTGCCAAATTAACTGCCTAAAGATCAGTTAAAGGTAGGAACCATATGACTGTCTATTGAGTAaagtactccatccgtcccaaaatGTAACATTTCTGTAATTGGAATcttgtatcaaaatataaatatttttggtatTATTCACAGTAATACTTATCCCATCAATCACTTCGTATTCAAAATTCTTATCATTTTATCCCCACTTATCCTTTCAACCTCATTTATTAAGGAGCAtaatagtcttttttttctcaaccttatattttgggaaggAGGTGGTAGATGTTTTGACTAAGTTCAGTATTTTGGCGTCTTTGACCATCAACTTTGGTTATTTGTGACAGTAATGGGGTGATTgtacaacatatttataaataaaaaataatttatatacgtattcttagtgatctaaaagacaaggctggaaaattaatcaactctaaatttaaggttgaaaattcaaatgttgctgtataaacataagcggaAGCAAAAAAGATGGGGGTGAGACTTGACCTCTGATAATTTCTGAATTGGAAAAGGAGATTGTTGTCAATTGTCCATGATTGTAGTTACAAACAACTTGACTTTATTCTCTTCTAGGATTTATGTTCCAATATAGATGGTGAAATATTAAACCCATCTGAATAGATAATATGTATGTTTAAATGATTGTGTGTATTGCTTGTCCAGTGCGATACTATCCCAGTTTTCAGTAGACCAGATGAACCGGTATGAGTCATTCCGCAGATCGGGATTCCAGAAATCTAACATGAAAAAGGTACACTCCCAGCTTCAGTTGCTATTAGTTGTATAGATTATAAACTGAACAATATCAATTTTGTATGATGTGTGTCACGTCTCCAACTGAATTGGCTTCAGCATTTTCATTTGTAACATGTTCTGCTTTCTTAAGTTAGTTACCCTTATTGTCTGTTGAATAGCACCTGTTATCTTTTGGTTCATGTTTCCTTTCTGGATGCATTTTGTGAGTTGTTCAACATATCATGTGTGTCTTGTCCAAATTATTGATTTCACTTCATGTACAGGACAGTTGATTTCACTGATTCACTCTTAGGTTATATATGATACCTTTTTGTCTGTCATTGTTTTTACTGATTGTATGTGATATACATCTCCAAACGAAAAAACTTGGTCAATATTCTTTTCATATCAGCTTATAGGCAGGCTAAGGACATTTTGTAATGTCAATCCAAAGGTTGGCATTTTGCTTGGTAAAATATGTTACTTATGGCTGCTGAACATGTGTCTGGAGTTATAAGTGCTATGAAATTATATTCTAGTCAGGGGGAGAAGTGCTTCCATGTATTTGCTCACCAATGGTTGAAATATGAGACCAGTGCATTCTTAGATAGTTTCTTCCAagttgatttgatattttgttcCATGCAGCTATTGGCGAGCATCACTGGCAGTCAAAAGATTTCTCTACCAACAACAATTGTAGTATCAGGAATTGCAAAGATGTTTGTTGGCGAGCTCATTGAAACAGGCAAGTCTAGAGTGATTATCttgtttactttgtttcttacAGCACTCTACCACCAAAGCACCTATGATTTTGGATGTATGTTCGTTTCTTGAGTAATCTCTATGGTTGGTCTTTCGTAATCGTCCCTGTCCAAAAGTCCTTTTCTGCTTTCCATCTCATGATGATATAGTATGAAACACTTCTTCTCTGCAGAAGAAAAAATGAGGGATACCTTTGTAGACTTCTTTTTTTGACAATTCAATTGTGCTTGTTACAGCTAGAATAGTCATGACTGAGAGGAAGGATTCTGGACCCGTAAGGCCTTGCCATATCAGAGAAGCCTACAGAAGATTGAAACTTGAAGGGAAGATCCCACGGCGGACTGTTCCCAGGCTCTTCCGTTAGAACTGAAGCATGTCTATTGATCCCAGTCGACACTGTGATGGCCCTTTATGCTGTCAGACTGGAAAGAAAGAACTAAATGAGATGTATGTCGTCAGCTTTGTGAAATTGTTCTGTGGTTTCCCTTGCAGCAAGGGAAACGGAGTAAACAGTATGTGCAAGATGAAGTACTACGGTACTCCTAACCGTGTAAAATtctatgtataaaatattgaCCGTAGGCTGTAATTTTCAAGCTTATGAATAGTTGAACTATGGTACTATGATGTTTGGAGTATTCGCTGAATCTGATTAGTGATTGTGTGCACTTTATCGTCCCTAGTTTTAATCCAAATGAAGCTCCATAAGTGCTTATATTCTGCTATGTTTATACAGGgaactcctgccgttgttgTCACTACTCATCAATCTTTACATGTCGTATGAACAGCTTGGTGGTTTGCTTCGATGGGTGACGTCGTTGGTCCCTTCAGCGTTGGAGTGTACGAACTGTCGATTATTCTGTGAACGTTCGCTCCTAGCGAGCATAAGCGAAATGCAAGCGCCCCACGGGCAATGCCACAtgatttaacgtgaaaaaatCCTTCtaaaatagagagaaaaaatcatGGGAGATAAATTCACTAATAACGGTGCGGGAGAAAAAACCACGTACAAATATTGCCAAAAATCATGACTCAAGCAAAATAGCTCATCAACTTATGGAGCCATCGCGCCAAACAGACGAccagaagaaaaatgaatcaATGGAACAATCAGCACCTATAGGCTAGACTaatcttttttattctctctttTGGCTTTGGTTACCCTGAGAAGTTTCAAACTTCCCGTCTTGTAcagtttttcttcttcttccgctTTTTATCCCTGTAACCTCTATAATCCTGTAACGCCAACCCATTTTTATCAATGAAATGGATATAAGGTAGAGTCTCCTCTACCTTCttagcttaaaaaaaatggtatggGATTACAGATACAAGGGtggcttatatttatacacaTTGAATAGGACTAGGACTAGTAATATGATTAGGATTAGGACTAGGGCTAGAATTAGGATATTTGAGTCATAACCTAACATATACTTATCTCAGTTTTGAATTAGTGTAGCAGCTATGCCATGATCCTATCAGATAACGTTCCCCAGAGTTCCAGTTCAACTAGAGGTAGAGGCGGTGTGAGATCATGTTCCCTAGGGTTATAGTTCGACTCGAGACTGTGAGATT
This is a stretch of genomic DNA from Oryza brachyantha chromosome 1, ObraRS2, whole genome shotgun sequence. It encodes these proteins:
- the LOC102708287 gene encoding transcription initiation factor TFIID subunit 11; this encodes MKDPFEAAVEEQESPPESPAAHEEDAGGAPEGYEGGSGSRAPPRLPPSGAAGSGSGGAAAAGRGKVVRVQKEQEEEDDEEEHMEVDLDKLPSGSSDPDKLAKMNAILSQFSVDQMNRYESFRRSGFQKSNMKKLLASITGSQKISLPTTIVVSGIAKMFVGELIETARIVMTERKDSGPVRPCHIREAYRRLKLEGKIPRRTVPRLFR